A portion of the Amia ocellicauda isolate fAmiCal2 chromosome 22, fAmiCal2.hap1, whole genome shotgun sequence genome contains these proteins:
- the sac3d1 gene encoding SAC3 domain-containing protein 1 — MSRNVSSRAWHPRRRVTGPGGDRTSEDGWRQETQKETVPQGSCLLMCPAAELREREAQRRLHRFEVLPGTERQRLPRADPTRTVKEYSRPAAGKDCTRPADLRPPAVLYRTVCYLVDNIASSAGLQPWNEVYDFVFDRLRSVRQDMVIQRVGGEACVSVLERTVRFLLYAEYRLSGEPLRCFDPQINRAHLRESLAWLLGCYQLEPGLHSNQEEFEALCLLYNLGSLDALRHALCLPEKLRGSPGVRLALAVNRAFLERNPVRLLRLARPLPFLHSCALHPHLTRCRRDLLLLYSHGLSSRNGRFPLPRLAELLGLGGGSQAAELCQAHGVEVSGDWAVFNKGSFKEAERQPDGGSSYELVGCKQGDRSLASIIHGEP; from the exons ATGAGCAGGAATGTGAGCAGTCGGGC CTGGCACCCCCGCAGGAGAGTGACCGGGCCGGGAGGGGATCGTACAAGTGAGGATGGGTGGCGACAGGAGACCCAAAAGGAGACGGTGCCCCAGGGCTCGTGCCTGTTGATGTGCCCGGCCGCCGAGCTGCGGGAGCGGGAGGCCCAGCGGCGGCTCCATCGCTTCGAGGTGCTGCCCGGCACTGAGCGCCAGCGCCTGCCCCGTGCTGACCCCACCCGCACCGTCAAAGAGTACTCCCGCCCAGCCGCTGGCAAGGACTGCACCCGGCCTGCCGACCTCCGGCCCCCGGCTGTGCTGTACCGCACCGTCTGCTACCTCGTGGACAACATCGCCTCCTCGGCCGGCCTGCAGCCCTGGAACGAG GTGTACGACTTCGTGTTCGACCGGCTGCGCAGCGTGCGGCAGGACATGGTGATCCAGCGCGTGGGTGGCGAGGCCTGCGTGTCTGTGCTGGAGCGGACCGTGCGCTTCCTGCTGTACGCCGAGTACCGGCTGAGCGGGGAGCCCCTGCGCTGCTTCGACCCCCAGATCAACCGGGCGCACCTGCGGGAGAGCCTGGCCTGGCTGCTGGGCTGCTACCAGCTGGAGCCCGGCCTGCACAGCAACCAGGAGGAGTTCGAGGCGCTCTGTCTGCTCTACAACTTGG GCTCCCTTGACGCCCTGCGCcacgccctatgcctgccggagAAGCTGCGGGGCTCGCCGGGGGTGCGGCTGGCCTTAGCAGTGAACCGGGCCTTCCTGGAGCGGAACCCGGTGCGCCTGCTCCGCCTGGCCCGGCCCCTGCCCTTCCTGCACAGCTGTGCCCTGCACCCCCACCTGACCCGGTGCCGCCGGGACCTGCTGCTGCTATACAGCCATGGCCTCAGCAGCCGCAACGGCCGCTTCCCCCTGCCCAGGCTGGCGGAGCTTCTGGGCCTGGGCGGGGGCTCTCAGGCGGCTGAACTGTGCCAGGCCCACGGGGTGGAGGTGAGCGGAGACTGGGCGGTGTTCAACAAGGGATCCTTCAAGGAGGCCGAGAGGCAGCCGGACGGCGGGAGCTCCTACGAGCTGGTGGGCTGCAAGCAAGGGGACCGCTCCCTCGCCAGCATTATTCACGGAGAGCCTTAA